Part of the Planctomycetota bacterium genome, GCACCATGCGACTGGCCCAGCAGCTCTACGAGGCGGGCTGGATCACCTACATGCGAACCGACAGCCTGAACCTCGCCCCGGAGTCGATCGAGGCGGCCCGCGGCTATCTGCGCCAGAACTTCGGCGACTCCTATGTGCCCGAGAAGCCCCGCTTCTACGAGAACAAGACTGAAGGTGCGCAGGAGGCCCACGAAGCGATCCGGCCGACCGATCCCTCGCGCGATCCATCCGTCGCCCAGCGCGAATTGCCCGAGGACCAGGCCAAGGTCTACGGGCTGATCTGGCGCTGCTTCATGGCGTGCCAGACCGCCGACGCCGAGTTCGAGCGCACCACGGTGCTCTTCGAGCGCTCCGACCAGCCCACCGGCGCCGTGCTGCGGGCCAGCGGCCGCGTGCTGGTGTTCGATGGATTCCTGCGCGTCGCCCCGCGCATGGCCGACGTCGCTCCGCTGCCCAAGCTCAAGAGCGGCGACCAGCTCGCCCCGTTCTCCATCGATGCGCGGCAGTCCTTCAGCTCGCCAAAGTCCCGCTACTCGGAAAGCAGCCTGATCGAATACATGGAAAAGGAGGGCATCGGCCGGCCCAGCACCTACGCCAGCATCGTGCGCACCATCGTCGACCGCAATTACGTCGAGCGCCGCGGCACCAGCCTGGAGAGCACCTCGCTGGGCGAGAAGGTGACGGACTTCCTGATCGAGCAGTTCGACGACATCATCGAGGTGGGCTACACCCGCGAGATGGAGAAGGAGCTGGACGACGTCGCCCAGCGCAAGATGGAGTGGCACCAGATGCTGCGCGACTTCTGGAAGAAGCTCGACATCGACCTGAAGAAGGCGGCGCTGGCGGACCACACCAAGGCGGAAATGAAGCCCGCGGCCTTCGTCTGCCCCAAGTGCGGAAGCAAGACCGGCTACCGCTTCGGCAAGAACGGCGACTTCCTCTCCTGCGCCTCCTACCCGGCCTGCAACTACGCCGCCCCCGTCGACCGCGAGGGCCGGCCCCTGCTGCCGGAGCGCGTGAACATCCGCAGCCCGGAGAACGGCCAACCCATGGTGATGCGCACCGGGCGCTTCGGCCGCTTCATCACCAGCGACCTGCCGCCGCGGCCGCCCAAGCCCAAGGCCCGCAAGAAATCCAAGAAGGCCCTCGCGCTGGAGGCCTCCGGCGGCGCGACCGCCGTCGCCGAGCCCAAGGAGAAGCCGCAGTTCATCATCAACGTGGACGCCAAGGGGCGCATCAAGATGCCCTCGGTGCCGCCGCTGCTCACCGACCTGGACTGCCCCAAGTGCCAGACCCGCAAGTTGAATCTCCGCCTGGGCAAGCGCGGCCCGTGGCTGGGCTGCAGCGGATTCCCGCGCTGCCGCGGCCGCGAGGCGTGGTCCAAGGTGGACGAGGCGCAGCAGAAAACCCTCGAGGCCCTGCTGACCAAGCACGAGATCGACAACCCGCGTCCCGCGATCTCCACGATGGAAGGCTTGCCCGTGAAGGATGGCGACAACGTGATCGAGTTCATCCTTCCCGGCGGCGTCCAGAATCTGGCGATCCATCCGGAAGCGGAAGTGCAGCCGCCCATCGCGCGGGCCGGCTAAAACACTTCGGCCGCCGACGGGCGAATCATCGACCAAAGCTTGGCCGCCGCACGACAGTCAGGTATGTGCCGGCGCCGATTTTCGATTGGGCATCAGCAGCAGCATCGCGAGGAAGACCACGGCGCCCATCGCCGACTCGGTCCACCAGACTGCGGGCCAGCTTGAGCCGGTCGCAGGTATGGCGACGCCAAAATCCTTCAACATGCCCTGCCACGTGGCCGCAAAACCTGCAGGTGAAGCCATGCTCACCTTGTCGAGGAAACCGTTGTAGACGCCGGCCAGAATCGGGCCCACGCCAAGGATCGCGATGCCGTAGGCGGTCTGCGCGCTGTGCCGCGCGTCCGCCGGCGCTTCGCCGTCGATGAAGAGGAATCCGCACGCGAAGAAGAACGGGTAGCAGAGGCCATGCAGCGCGATCCCCGCGTACGCCAGCGTTGGTGAGGTGGCGCTGGCGAAGCAGGCGAAGCGCAGAAAATAGGCGAACGCGCCGAGCGTGAGCACGCGCTTGAATCCCAGCTTCGCGATGAACCAACCCAGAACCGCGAAGGTGCACAGTTCGACCATCTGGCCGACCGTCATCGCCGCCGGCGCGGTCGCCTTCGTGAAGCCGACGCTCTCCAGCCAGCTCGCGGTGCGGATGAAGTAGATGTTGTGGATCATCGAGATCACCACCGCCGCGAAGGTCAGCACCAGCACGCCGCGCCGCTTCAGCAGGGCGAAGGCCTCGAGAAAGGCCAGCGGATGGGGCGAGTTCCCCTTGGGCGGCGTCTTGGGCAGCATCGAGAAGGCGAAGAAGCAGTAGATCAGGCTGATCACGGCAGAGACCCGCAGCGCGTCGGGAACCAGCGCGGTCGCGTCCGCCTTCTCGGTTCCCTGCACAAACCACGGGATCGCGGTCAGGTGGAGGTGATCCTGAAGCCAGAGCAGCGGAAAGGCCGCACTGCCCACAATCCATCCAATCGTTCCCCAGACCCGCACCCGCGGAAAGTCCTTGTTGGAATTCGGCAGGTTCGTCATGGCGATCGAATTCGACAGCGAAAGCGTGGGCATGTAGAGCACGCTGTAGACGATTGATGCCGCAAGGAACGAGTCGTAGGTCTTCGCCGACGCGAGGAACCAGTTGGCCGCCGCGCCCAGGAGCACCAAGATGCCCAGGGCTTTTTCCGCGTTCATGAAACGGTCCGCGACCTGTCCCGCGATGAAGGGCGCCAGGATCGCGCCGCAGGCGCCCGCGGTGCCCAGGATCATGCCGATCTGCGTGCCCGTGAATCCGAGACCGCCCTTGGCCACCGCCGAGCCGAGGTAACCGCCGAGCACCGGCAGCCAGATCCCCCACACCGCGTACTGCAGAAACATCATGATGGAAAGCCGGGTCTTGAGGAACGGTGGGCAGGCGGGCAATTCGTTCATGTGCGGAAGATAACCCACTCGCGGCTGAGCGGCGGCGATCGATCCGGCGCCTCTTGCCGCTACACTCGCGGGATGCAGACACGTCGCAAGACCCGTCAGGTGACCGTTGGAGACGACCGCGTGGGACGGGTGCGCATCGGCGGCGACGCCCCGGTCTCCGTGCAGACGATGAACGCCGGATTCACCCACGACATCGACGCCTGCGTCGAGGAGATCAACCGCTACGCCGATGCCGGCGCCGATCTGGTGCGCGTCGCGGTGCCCGAGCGCAAGGACACCGAGGCGCTGGTGCACATCCTGCCTCAGGTCCGGGTGCCCGTGGTCGCCGACGTTCACTTCCACTATCAGCGCGCCCTCGAGGCCGTCGAGGCCGGCGTGCACAAGATCCGCCTGAATCCCGGCAACATCAGCGATCGCGACCAGGTGCTGCAGGTCATCGACGCCTGCAAGGAACGGAAAATCCCCATCCGCATCGGCGTCAACGAAGGCTCCATCATCGAGCGCCGCGACAAGAAGCGCCGCGCCGAGGAGCTGGGCATGTACTTCGAGGGGCACCGCTCCGGCCACCTGCTGGCCCTGATGATCGCCAAGTTGGAGGAGTACCTGGACATCTTCGCGGAGCGCGACTTCCACGACATCGTCATCAGCGCCAAGAGCATGGACGCCTCGCTGTGCATCGACGCCTACACCGAGATCTCCCGGCGCTTCGACCATCCGCTGCACCTGGGCGTGACCCATGCCGGCCCGAAGTCGACCGGCACCATCCGCTCGACCATTGCGCTGGGCACGCTGCTGGCCAACGGCATCGGCGACACCGTGCGGCTCTCCTACGCCAGCGATCACATCGACGAGGTCAAGGATGGATTGGAAATTCTCTATTG contains:
- the topA gene encoding type I DNA topoisomerase translates to MAKSRAKSSPSAAKNKGKPSSKAAKSPVATIGGSHLVIVESPTKAKKLQEYLGRGYKVIASSGHIRDLPAKATKGVKQLVPGVDIENQTFEPTYVINPDRKGLVSEIRKLAAGSSDIWFATDLDREGEAIAWHLAALVDVDPKVAKRVVFNAITKQAVLEGFAHPRPIDMDRVNAQQARRILDRILGYPVSQILWKKVAGGLSAGRVQSVATRIVVERDREIRAHIPDESWSVCVRLTDEVAKAAGLAEAWNALAAKVDERGKGATQKEQAQWLADHGGFEADLIEIKGTKFDVSCKSNAPRDLSKEAAGAAEAVGLKQVQAERTPNAAGKGPAAFHVKVSGTLDPKARYKVSSVEGKRETSRPYPPFKTSTLQRAGGAFGLTADRTMRLAQQLYEAGWITYMRTDSLNLAPESIEAARGYLRQNFGDSYVPEKPRFYENKTEGAQEAHEAIRPTDPSRDPSVAQRELPEDQAKVYGLIWRCFMACQTADAEFERTTVLFERSDQPTGAVLRASGRVLVFDGFLRVAPRMADVAPLPKLKSGDQLAPFSIDARQSFSSPKSRYSESSLIEYMEKEGIGRPSTYASIVRTIVDRNYVERRGTSLESTSLGEKVTDFLIEQFDDIIEVGYTREMEKELDDVAQRKMEWHQMLRDFWKKLDIDLKKAALADHTKAEMKPAAFVCPKCGSKTGYRFGKNGDFLSCASYPACNYAAPVDREGRPLLPERVNIRSPENGQPMVMRTGRFGRFITSDLPPRPPKPKARKKSKKALALEASGGATAVAEPKEKPQFIINVDAKGRIKMPSVPPLLTDLDCPKCQTRKLNLRLGKRGPWLGCSGFPRCRGREAWSKVDEAQQKTLEALLTKHEIDNPRPAISTMEGLPVKDGDNVIEFILPGGVQNLAIHPEAEVQPPIARAG
- a CDS encoding MFS transporter, with the translated sequence MNELPACPPFLKTRLSIMMFLQYAVWGIWLPVLGGYLGSAVAKGGLGFTGTQIGMILGTAGACGAILAPFIAGQVADRFMNAEKALGILVLLGAAANWFLASAKTYDSFLAASIVYSVLYMPTLSLSNSIAMTNLPNSNKDFPRVRVWGTIGWIVGSAAFPLLWLQDHLHLTAIPWFVQGTEKADATALVPDALRVSAVISLIYCFFAFSMLPKTPPKGNSPHPLAFLEAFALLKRRGVLVLTFAAVVISMIHNIYFIRTASWLESVGFTKATAPAAMTVGQMVELCTFAVLGWFIAKLGFKRVLTLGAFAYFLRFACFASATSPTLAYAGIALHGLCYPFFFACGFLFIDGEAPADARHSAQTAYGIAILGVGPILAGVYNGFLDKVSMASPAGFAATWQGMLKDFGVAIPATGSSWPAVWWTESAMGAVVFLAMLLLMPNRKSAPAHT
- the ispG gene encoding flavodoxin-dependent (E)-4-hydroxy-3-methylbut-2-enyl-diphosphate synthase; translation: MQTRRKTRQVTVGDDRVGRVRIGGDAPVSVQTMNAGFTHDIDACVEEINRYADAGADLVRVAVPERKDTEALVHILPQVRVPVVADVHFHYQRALEAVEAGVHKIRLNPGNISDRDQVLQVIDACKERKIPIRIGVNEGSIIERRDKKRRAEELGMYFEGHRSGHLLALMIAKLEEYLDIFAERDFHDIVISAKSMDASLCIDAYTEISRRFDHPLHLGVTHAGPKSTGTIRSTIALGTLLANGIGDTVRLSYASDHIDEVKDGLEILYCLGLRERKGVELIACPTCGRIQVDLFTLVKEVEAKLAKEVSLPIKVAVMGCIVNGPGEAEGADVAVFAGDRRGIIYVQGQKVANVPEEEILDRLLVECKQFEARVRRGEAKLGEKIVEIVPPDPIGELGSGVDKIRKGLVEKITVGGR